Part of the bacterium BMS3Abin14 genome is shown below.
AGGAGCAGGAAGATGAGGACGGTCAAAACGGCGGTGGCGGGAATGGTAATGAGCCAGGAGTTGATGATATTACGGATCACCCGAAGGTTGATGGCCGCCATCCCCCTGGCCATGCCCACACCGATGATGGATCCCACCAGAGTATGGCTGGTGGAAACCGGCAGACCGAGTTTGGAACAGGCCAGAACAGTAGTGGCGGTGGCAAACTCCGCCGAGAAACCGCGGGAGGGTGTAATAGAGGTGATCTTCCTGCCCACCGTCTCGATGACCTTGTATCCCCATGTTCCCAGGCCGATGACGATCCCAACGCCGCCCAGGGCAAGGATCCACATCGGTACACCCACTTGCATTTCGAGATTGCCGGTTTTAAATACGGACACGATAGCGGCGAATGGCCCGATGGCGTTGGCGACATCATTTGCACCATGGGCGAACGCCACGTAACAGGCAGTCCCAATCTGGAGGTATCTGAATATTCCTTCAACCTGATCGAATGCCGCCTTCCGTTTCCTTGGTCTGACGGCATAATTTCTCTCCAGGATGAACTTCATGACCAGGTAGGCCAGAACGCCGACGACAATGGCGATCATGAGGGCTTCCCTGAAAGGAATATCCAGGTGCAGGTTTTTCAGCCCTTTAAAGAGCATG
Proteins encoded:
- the cysP gene encoding sulfate permease CysP; the protein is MLELGIWVFWVSLAVCFYMAWNIGANDVANAMGTSVGSHAVSLKQAVLLAGVFEFAGAFLVGGHVTDTVRKGIVSPAIFKGNADLFVLGMLAALLASGIWLNLSTALGLPVSTTHSIVGSIVGFGLLVGGISAINWGRLGSVVASWVISPLVGGVIAFITFSFIKRTVLAAWDPVRAARRVVPILIFPVAVVLVLSMLFKGLKNLHLDIPFREALMIAIVVGVLAYLVMKFILERNYAVRPRKRKAAFDQVEGIFRYLQIGTACYVAFAHGANDVANAIGPFAAIVSVFKTGNLEMQVGVPMWILALGGVGIVIGLGTWGYKVIETVGRKITSITPSRGFSAEFATATTVLACSKLGLPVSTSHTLVGSIIGVGMARGMAAINLRVIRNIINSWLITIPATAVLTVLIFLLLKAVAL